From Symphalangus syndactylus isolate Jambi chromosome X, NHGRI_mSymSyn1-v2.1_pri, whole genome shotgun sequence, the proteins below share one genomic window:
- the LOC129475900 gene encoding heat shock transcription factor, X-linked-like codes for MARCEERNLRGQGHGLERVPFPPQLHSETYLHPADPSPAWHHPVSTGSPNFMLLTEEIAFQPLAEAASFRRPHPDGDVPPQGADNLLSLPFPQKLWRLVSSNQFSSIWWDDSGTCIVINQKLFEKEILKRDVAHKVFATNSIKSFFHQLNLHGFRKWRQCTFRTFTRIFSTNRPVSISNKLEFYCHPYFQRDSPHLLVRMKRRVGVKSAPRHQEEDKPEAAGSCLAPADTEQQDHTSPNENDQVTLQHQEPAGPNTQIRSGSAPPATPVMVPNPAMASDNAPATQPAGEWSEGSQAHVTPVATVPGPAALPFLYVPGYPTQMNSYGPVVALPTASPSALAMDTTGLPAPGMLPFCHLWVPVTLVAAGAAQPAASMAMFPHPPALHHHCPHSHRMSRYMPASDGPRRTQPMQTRAHRGEHLGRIRAGQ; via the exons ATGGCTCGCtgtgaagaaagaaatttgagaGGACAGGGTCACGGCTTGGAAAGGGTGCCTTTTCCTCCCCAATTGCACTCAGAGACCTACCTTCACCCAGCAGATCCTTCCCCTGCCTGGCACCACCCAGTGTCCACTGGGAGCCCTAACTTCATGCTGCTGACAGAAGAAATCGCTTTCCAACCTCTGGCCGAGGCAGCTTCGTTCAGAAGGCCGCACCCTGACGGTGACGTCCCGCCCCAGGGAGCAGAtaatctcctctccctcccctttccgcAGAAACTGTGGAGACTGGTCAGCAGCAACCAGTTTTCGTCCATCTGGTGGGATGACAGTGGGACTTGTATAGTGATCAATCAAAAACTCTTTGAAAAGGAGATTCTCAAAAGGGACGTCGCACACAAAGTGTTTGCCACAAATTCGATAAAGAGCTTCTTCCACCAGCTAAACTTGCATGGCTTCCGAAAATGGCGTCAATGCACTTTCAGGACCTTCACCCGCATTTTCTCCACAAACAGGCCGGTCTCCATCTCGAATAAG TTAGAGTTCTACTGCCATCCTTACTTTCAAAGAGACTCCCCTCACCTCCTCGTGAGGATGAAGAGAAGAGTGGGCGTCAAGTCTGCACCAAGACATCAGGAGGAGGACAAGCCAGAAGCTGCTGGATCCTGTCTGGCACCAGCAGACACTGAGCAACAAGATCACACATCTCCGAATGAGAATGACCAGGTCACACTGCAACACCAGGAACCGGCCGGTCCCAACACCCAAATCAGGAGTGGCTCTGCTCCACCAGCAACTCCTGTGATGGTGCCCAATCCCGCCATGGCGAGTGACAACGCTCCAGCGACCCAGCCGGCGGGCGAGTGGTCAGAGGGCAGCCAGGCTCACGTCACTCCGGTGGCCACTGTCCCTGGGCCTGCAGCACTGCCCTTCCTCTATGTCCCTGGATATCCCACTCAGATGAATTCTTACGGGCCTGTGGTGGCCCTTCCCACAGCGTCCCCTAGTGCCCTTGCCATGGACACCACAGGACTTCCTGCACCTGGCATGCTGCCCTTTTGCCATCTCTGGGTACCGGTGACCCTAGTGGCTGCTGGGGCTGCACAGCCTGCTGCCTCCATGGCCATGTTCCCCCATCCCCCAGCTCTGCACCACCATTGCCCCCACAGCCACCGCATGTCACGGTACATGCCAGCTAGCGATGGGCCCAGGCGTACCCAGCCTATGCAGACCAGAGCACATAGAGGCGAGCATTTGGGCAGAATACGTGCTGGTCAATAA